The genomic segment TAGTGGCCGTGACGCCGCTCGGGGCCCTGCCTAAGGGTGCGCCTCTGCTGGCCTGCGGCTCCCCGTTCGGGGCCTTCTGCCCGGACATCTTTCTCAACACGCTCAGTCGCGGCGTGCTCAGCAACTCTGCCGGCCCGCTGCTGCTCACCGACGCGCGCTGCTTGCCGGGCACCGAGGGCGGCGGCGTGTTTGCGGCACGGCCCGCAGGGGCGTTGGTGGCGCTGGTGGCGGCGCCCCTTTGCTGGAAGGCCCGCGAGTGGGTGGGCCTTACGCTGCTCTGCGCCGCCGCCCCTGTCCTCTGCGCTGCTCGAGCGGCTCTTTGCCACCTGCTCCCAGGGGCCGCTGCTCTGGCCGACCTCCTACCGCACGAGATGGGGGCCCCGTGGGGCCTGCCCCTTCGAGACCCTGGGCCCCCGTGGGCAGCTGCGGCCGTGCTTGTGGAGTGCGGTACCGTCTGGGGCTCCGGGGTGGCCGTGGCGCCCCGCGTCGTGGTGACCTGCCGGCATGTGGCCCCTCGGGAGGCGGCCAAGGTCCTTGTACGCTCCACCACCCCCAAGTAAGGCCTGCAAGGTTGCCCAAGTTCCAACCCCCTCACCAGGTCTCCGTTGTGTATCCTAGGCCTCAGGTCATAATCCTGAAGATTATGGAGGCCTTCTGGCTTCATGTTCATGTCTTGGCGGTGCAGTGTGGCTAGAGACCTGTGGCCCTCCCCTCATCCTAGGCACCTAGAACCCCGGAGTAGGAGGTTCTGGGCCTCCTGGTAGGGGTTGAATGGGGCTTAAGCAAGATGCCAAACCCTGGGTTGGGGAACTGTGGGGTGTCCCAGCATTCCTGTCTGGGCATCTGTGAGCTCCCTCTCCCAGTCTGAATTCCTTCTAGGCAACTTCTGTCTTAGCCTGGTACCCACAAGTAGTCCTTTTGAATGGAGATTTCCtaaccctgccttctctcccctgaAGGTAGTAGGGAAGTCCCAGGGTCCCAGGATGCCGCCCTCCTGGAGTTAGGAGAGGGGCTTGTTACTCTTACTTGATTTATATCTTAGATCTTAACCAGAACTTCCCTTCTGGATCAGAATTAACACATATAGGGTTCCACCAAATTAGAATGTGGGAGTGAGACCCAGGCAGGTAGATACACTGTGAACAGTAGTTGGGTGATACCAGCAGCCAGGTTGGGACTTCAGTCATTTGTTCCCTCTGCAGGAAAAGCACTCTTGCAGTTCTTTACTTCCACTTGCTCTGACAATGGAGACAGCAGCCTTGGCTTCCTGGCTTGATTTTATAATACGTGTTCTTTCTGTTCCCTCTGTAGTCTCAGGTTCTTATCTTAGGCCAAAGCAAAGCAGTATAGCACCTGATGCCTGGTGTTTTCCTGTACCTGACTCAACCCAGCCTCTCAGCCCAGGCATTTCCAAATGCCTCTACTGAACTTTTGACATTAACCCAGCAGACCTTTGACATGGAAGTCGCCCCTGGCGGCCAACAGGGCAGCCATGGCTTTATAAGAATGATTGATGACGAGAATTTTCCTCTTGTGTGTAGTCCCCAATTCCTCACTCCtccgccctcccccaccccacatacTCTTGCTTCTAGGAGACCTACTGGGTCAACTGGAAACTACCCCTGCAGAGTGGGTCGCTGGAAGCCCTTGTATAATCTTATGGAAGACGCTTGATCTGTCTAATCTGTCTAAGCTGAGTTGACACAATAAAGTCTTAAAACAGCCTGACACTTAGTAAGAGCTACAGGAGTGCTAGCATTTATGtaaacagagacccagagagatgAAATCGTATCATGTCCGCCCCACCAACTGACAGGATTATTGGTAACAAATGAGGCAATAAAGGAAAATGCTTAGAATGTTTGCCCTGGCTCCTATcactatgtgaccttgggaaaattactcaacctctctgggcctcaaatgTGCCATCTAAACTAGAGATAATACCAGTGCCTAgttcacagggctgttgtgaggactaaatgaaatgATGTCCATGGAACGTTGACACCAGGCCTGGCCCACAGTGCTCCCTAGGtgtcaggggtttatgatcatgGTGAAGTACAGCAAGCTTTATGTAGAAGTACTCTACTGTTGAGAAACAACACAGTATGGTTTACAAACAATATGCCCAGAGTTGTCTGCTGGTAGGTTTCAGGGCAGGCACCAAATCTTTTGAGTCCCAGGTCCATGACTTTTACTATCACTCATTATTTAGTTTCCTCCCAGTGCCAAAGTTCTGGAAAGCTAGCCTGtcattttgtttcccttgctCGCAGGAGTGCCATAATCTGGGGACATGTGGTATTTGCCACCCAGGAGACATCTCCCTATGACATAGCGTTGCTGAGCCTGGAGGAGGACCTAGATGGTGTCCCTATACCTGTGCCAGCTGAGCATTTCCATGAAGGTAAAGGCCAAAGGGGCCCTCTGGTCTGGGGCGAACCTCGGGAAGGAAGTCAGTGTTAAGCGCGCTAACCCTGCACATTGGGGCCAGTCCTCCAGGtcatctcccttcccccaccccctgcttgaATAATGAGTCAGGGTGCCATCAAGCTGGCATGAAAGCACCCTGGTTACAGTGCTTTGGCTGGAGTTGCTCTTGTAGGACTCCCTGCTTGTGCTCAGCATGCCCAGGGTCCTGAGGGGTGACGGGTGGCTGGAATCCTCGCTGAAGGGTGAGGACACCTCTTTCCTGAGGCCCTGAGGCAGTGAGTGTGGAGGTGCTGGGCCCAGGGGGCTCCTTATAACACTGCAGGCTGGTCTGAGAGATGTACTTTTGAGGCTCCAATGGCATGATTTGAGTAAAAGGTTTTGTGATGCTGCCACTGAAGTACCCAAGGTCTCATTTTGTGGATGTGGTGTGATGTGGCAACAGGGATGACAAGCTCTCTGCGTTGGCATCTCTTCTGCCTGTGACTAGCCCTGTGTCCTTGGACCAGCAACGTAAtgttctctgcctcagtttgCACATCTGTAAAAGGGCGATAATGCTCCCTACTCCTGGGCATTGTGAGGAGATGTTGCCTGTAAAACACTTGGTGAGGGAAGCTGGAGGACACCTTATAGCCATTATCACCATTTTATTTTCACCCACAGACTTCTTAGTCCCAGGAGATGGGTGttaattccacaaatatttattgagcacctcgcTAGGTGTTAGGAATCCTAAAAAGTGACTACCCAGTCCAGCAGGGGAAGGAGGGCTGGAGAACAGCCAGATGCTGAGAAGAGGCGATTGAGTAGATACAGTGCTGGGAGCTTGGTGGAGGTCCTGGGGAACTCATGGAAGGCTCTCTGGAGGCAAGAGTATCTGAGCAGAAACTCAAAGAGCAGAGGGTTTGGCACTTTGGAGAGGGCAGGAATGGAATTGGGGAATGAGTCCTGCCAGACTGAGGAGGGTCCCCACCTTCACATTCCTTCCCTCCCTGACAGGTGAGGCAGTCAGTGTGGTGGGCTTCGGCGTCTTCGGCCAGGCTTGTGGGCCCTCAGTGACCTCGGGCATCCTGTCAGCTGTGGTGCAGGTAGATGGCACACCAGTGATGCTGCAGACCACGTGTGCTGTGCATGGCGGCTCCAGCGGGGGACCCCTCTTCTCTACCTGCTCCGGGGACCTCCTGGGTAACCAGCTCCTTGGCTCTCTCCCAGCCTTCCCCTTGCCAGAGCCTCAGTCCCATCCAGTGAGCATTTGGTGTCCAGACCTGGGAGCTACCCTCTGGAAAGTTGGTGGGCCTTATGCCCACAGGTAGTTAGCCAAGGTTTTCAAGGTTGTGCTGCTGAGGGTGGAGAGGGATGGATGCTGAGCTTAGAGGGAAGAGATCTGAGTTCTGTTGCCTTCTGTGCCACCAAGCCACAGCACAACCTTATGGTAAGTCACTTAATCTGATTTGATTTGTGAAACTCAGGAGTTGGATTAGTCCAAGGGTCACAAACTCAAAAGCCTACAGAGGCTGGGTGGCCAGAGTGAATGGGTGAGTGAGTGAGGAAAGATAGCAGTGAGTGAGGGTCAAGGGTGAACTGGGGTGAACACCACTCAGCTCCAGTGCATTATTGCCTCATTACAGAGCCATGTGGGCCAAACCTGGCTGACTCTCCAAAGTTTCACAAGAAGCcgtgaaccttttttttttcttttttaaatatgtggttgttaaatctttcagtttttaaaaatttggtaaccaattcagggttaaaaaaaaaagttctgtttatttaaaaaaaaaaaagccaactgtgAGTCCACGTGGATACCTCCACCTTCAGTCCAGCACACACAATTCATGCAAGCCTTCCCCCTAAGGGAATATTTCTGACCGCTTTCTCCTCCCAAAGTGAGAAATCCTGCCTTGCTCTTGCTAGCTACAGTGGATTTACTTATTTCTTCCACTGTAGTGTACAAATAAAGTACTTCCAGAATTCCTAACCCACACCCCTGTGAGAAAAAGATTTCCCAACTGGAGTGCAGCTTTGAGCATGTACACTTCTTTTTATCTTTAGCCTTAAAGTGTCCAATCATAACCGTGTTTTCCAAAGTTTCTTAGGTCAGCTCCTTTCTTGCCCTTCCCCTTCAGTGTAGTTATGTGATTTGTTTGAAATACAGTTAGGTACACTTGTCCCagtctgcattccatttctctcCTATATACTGGctgacttctaaaactatatataCAGATAAGTTGATACAGAAATACAGACATGTGTATGCCTGAATTAGTATGTGTCTACCAGTATAATCTTCTAGCTCGGTCTGCTGAGAGGGGCAAGAAGCGGTGACACCCCAGTTACAATGATTACACCGAGAGCCTGAATCTTGGTTTCTAAGAGCCATTCTCtaataaaaggaaccaggaaCTGGTTGATTCCAGGGCTGGCACAGGGAATAtccaagatgagcctggagcaccTTGCGGGTACTGGGGAGACTGcatgaataaaacaaaagtcCTACCCTCCTGGAACTGACATTAGTTGGAGACAAAGATAACAAAATAAGTGAAACACAGTATGTTAGATGCTGACAGTGTCAGGGAGAAAGTAAAGCCAGAAAGGAGGACTGGGGTGTGAGGAGCTTGTGTCCATGAAGGAAGCCTGGAATCTGTCACTGTGAGGGGACTGCAAGCCCCCAGCAGGCCCAGGGCCTTCAGGATGGAGGTGGGcctcccttccctgtcccctGGCTCAcaccttcttttcctctctgaccCCTCAACAGGCATCGTTGCCAGCAACACCCGGGACAATAACACAGGGGCCACCTACCCCCACCTGAACTTCAGCATCCCCATTACCGTGCTCCAGCCAGCCCTGCAGCGGTACAGTCGGACCGGGGACCTGGGTGGCCTCCGCCAGCTGGACCACACTGCTGAGCCAGTGAGGGTGGTGTGGCGGCTGCAGCGGCCCCTGGCAGAGGCCCCACGGAGCAAACTCTGAAGCTGTGTCACCCCTCTGGAGACAAGAGCAACCATTTTATGCCATGGGAAGTGCTGATGCTGGCGGCCTCAGGACCCGGACGTGGCTCGCCCCAGCCAGGCCGCCTCTCCATCGTACCCACCTTGTTTAGCTCTGGAGTCTGGGTCAAATTTTTCTTTAGTCCCCAGGGGTCTCCAACTTGGCAGCCCATTTTGGGGTGCTTTCTTGAGCCCCCATGTTTCTCTGCCCCCGACACTAGACTCAgctctgtttttttccctcctgtggAGCCCAGTACAACCGTACAACAGCCCTGGTCCTGACAGACAGATGCTAGCTGGAAGCCCTGGTTTTGAGTCTGTTCCCTGTCTCCTGATGGCCACTGGCTGCCTGGAACAGCTGCTTCCCTGAGGCCTTGGCTCCTCTCTACTCTTGGGAAGAATTGGGCTGACGGAGCGCTGGGGCTTCCTCAGAAAACCTCGGCAGATAGGCCCCACTCTGAAGACGAGAGGTAAAGGAAAGAGCGCCTTCCTGTTCTGCTAGACCAGCGGGGAGGTGGAGTCCTTGAAAGCCAGGACTCTGGGGTCTTCATATGTCAGGTGTCCTGACCTACAGGGGCACTGTGACAGGGTGCCTTAATTTTCCAGCCCATAAAATGGGCCTCAGGGATCTTGGAGGGAGTGGGTAGAATGTGTCTGGTTGGGGTTTGGGAATAAATAGGACCTACAGGAGACGGACCTACTTCTATATATCtgattctctttttcctttctttgttttgagAGTTGAATGGGGAATAGGAAAACACCGGGCACAGAAATACGCCTttcctgtcctgttttctcagtggGGTGTGATCTCATGGGATGTTCTTGTGCCAGCCAGCCTAGTCCGGGTAGCTGGTCATGGTGCCAGTCAGCACTGGGTGGGCTTGCAAACCCCAGTAGGTGGTGGTCTTGGCCTGGCAGCTAGTATTTACAGAGTGCCCAGGATGTGCCCTggcctgtgccaggccctggggtggaTAGGAGCTGAGGATTTCAAAGGGGAATGTGGCCAAGGCAGCCCCAAGGAGCTAAGACCCACCCTGGGAGTCAGGAACATGCACTGTGTGCCCAGGGCCCTGCACAGGTGGGCCCTCAGGAAATGATAAATCACTGACAGGTTGAATGCCACGTTTGGGAATGACTGGAGGGCTAATCCAAGCAAAGAGACTCGCTGGGAATACTTTGTCACATCTATTTGTTGAGCACCAGCTCTGGGCAACCAAAGAACACTCCTGAGATGGTGGGTCTCCCTCGTGTGGATTAGGAGTGGGGCCAGAAGGCAAAATTAGCTTGAGAGAAATCCCATAGTAAATTAATGGAGGCAGGGAATGAGGGCTGAGGTCTGACTTGGCTGAGCGGGAGGGGGAGGATTTATTCCAGCCTGTGTGGGGAACCAAGGAGCTCAGGCTATTATGGGGAGACTGGTGTGTCAGGCTGTTCGTGTGTCGAGCTGGGCACTTCTGTCCTGCTCAGATGGAAGACCATGTCTGGGGCCCCTAGGAGtggggatcagggaaggctttaTCAGGTGACTCACAAACTGAACTGAAGGGAGAGGAGGCATTTACCAGGTAGGCTGGAAACAGGGAGGATGTTCTGGGTTGAGGACAGCGGGAGCTGGGGGAAGTGTGAAACTGTGCGTGTGTCTGGCCGTGCTAAGTGGAGAGAGGATTGGAAAGGAGGCTGGAGAACCCATTACAGCAGCCCTAGTGAGGGGGAAGATGGCCAAGGCAGGACTGTGGGCACAGAGAAGATCAAGcatgaacccaggacttcatgcatgctaatcatgcactctgccactgaattataccctcactgccttcctgctcttttttaaacaataatttcaTTTGGAAACAGTTTCAAACTTAGAGAAAAGTTGTAAGAATTCTCACACACCGTTGGCCCAGACACCCCATACCACTTTTGCCAGATGCCCCAGTGATGTTCTTTGTAACAGAAAGGTCTCATTTGGGATCATGAGTTGCACCTACTTGCCATGGCCCTGTCCCCCTTGACTTGCAGCAGCTCCTACGTCTTTCCCTGAGTTTGATGCTGTTGACCTTCCTGAAGAAAACAGGGCGGTCATTTCCTAGAATGTGccttcctcatgattagatttgGGATGCACATCTTTGGGATAGCACATTAGTGTTGTTTTCTTCTTATCATCGTGTCCTACCGGGTGTCACACACATGATGTTTATTTGTCGAATTACAGATAATAGCATTGATCTTTTGAGTAAGGTGGTACCTGCTAGTTTTCTCCACTataaagtgtttttctctgtagtaAGTATTTGTGTGGAAATATTTTAAGACTATATAAGTGTACTGTTCCTTATCCCACTTTCACCTACTACGTTTATCACCATTAATGTCCCTTGGCTGAATAACTTTAATGTTGGCCAaatggtaattttttattttcacttttcctcCTACATTTATTTGTTGGCATTCTACTATAGGTAAAAGCTTTCCCTTCTCTCTATTTAATTATATCTGGGTGGAATCATGGATTCATACTATATTTAATGGATTAtaatttactattattattattttgatactAAAATTGTCTCTGTTGGCTGGTGAGAGCTCTTACAGACTAGCTTCCATGTTCTTTTGGCATCTCCCCATCATTCTTTGAGTACTTCCTTCAAAGCAAATGTTCTAGACTTACCTTGTACTTTCCCtggaatcagtcatttctccagGGTTCTTTTTagtggagaatggtatttagaagcAAAGATCTAGGTACTAGGTGTGCCTCTTACACTGAGGTGTTGCTGTTTCTAGGCCCTTTCAGTAGACAGACcttacatctatatttatttctatctCTATATTGTAAGCCATGAGTTACCACCAATCTCCCCTTCTCATATTGGTATCTCCTTCCTGTCAGTGAAACATAGCTCCATTATCCTCAATATGTTAACTGTTCTGCAGTGTGACCAATCTTCTGACCCCATCAGGCTGCCCCTGCCGCCTTGCTCTGACGCCCTTCTTATACGGTCCACCATTACTGCTCCGCACAGGCCTGCCTCGTGATTTGACTTCATTAAGGAGATAGAAGTAAGCCACCGTTGCTTCTTAACTGCTTCAGCCCAAAAGTAACACATGTTACTCCTGCTCATGTTCCTTCCATGAGAATTTGGCCCCAGCCAGAAgcaaggggtggggcagggatgggAAATGTAGTCCCTGGCTGGACAGATGCTTCTCAGTAGGACCCCTATGCCATAGAAGGGGAGAATGGTCTTTGTGGAGAGCTGGCTGGCTCTGCCAAGCTACATCGCTCATATTACTGAAATAAAAGTAGCTTTAGTGTTCAGACCCTCCTGGACAGGTGCCAGAAAGCTCCTTGACCTGGGGAAGCTCTGGGGCCAGTAGGTGTGAGTGATGACTGAGCATCCCTCTCTGCCTCGTTCCCTCCCTTCTGGCCTCCTGGGCACTCAGAGTCTCTCCTTCCTCATAAGTGCAGTTTGCATTTGGCCATCTGGACCTTTCTAGCCCTTCTCTCCATGACCTTTTATATCTAGCTCTCCTTATCACATGCCTCATTATCAGATTTCCTCAGTAAATGCCCAAGAGAGCAGATATCTGATTGTGCGCACCACCTTCTCATGCCTTGCTCCATCGGGGGCTGCCCCTTCAGAGGAGCCGTCCATGGTCAGGGTGGATTCATTTAGGCTGGGGGAGGAGCTCCAGCATGGTCTGGATTGCAGCTGAATCTGGGTGCTGTCAGCGGAAGCTGTGGAAGTGGGTGCAGTGAAGGGCCTGGGGCCACCAGTGTTTAAGGGAcagaggcagaataatggcctgcAAGGGGGCtgagaagagccaagcagaagcaCAGGAAGAAAACCAAGGAGAAAAGTTTTCTAAGTAGAACCTAGGTCATCAGGAAtctgttttcctctcttctttctgggCATATATTAGACTGCATCTCCTAGCCACTGGCACAGTTAGGTTTGTCCTTGAGTTCCAGCTCCAGGGATGAGAGCAGAAGGGAAGTGTGCCACTTCCAGGCCTGGCCTGTAAGAACCCTCTACCCGGTTTCCTGTGCCCTGGTGGGAATGGAGGCAACCCTTAAAAGAGACCTTGGAAGCCACTCGTTAAAGCTGGCCTCTGCTGTCTGGTCCCTGGGTAACTGTATGGCACGGGCAGCAGCATTAACCAGTCCACTGGCCTGGTACTGATACCCAGGCAAGAAAGGCGCTTCTGTTGTATTTTAACCAATTAGATTGCAGGCTCTATTTGTCACAGCAGTAGAACCTATCCTCATGGATATAGTCTTTCCCTAGCTGGGAGCACTA from the Vicugna pacos chromosome 11, VicPac4, whole genome shotgun sequence genome contains:
- the TYSND1 gene encoding peroxisomal leader peptide-processing protease isoform X1, with the protein product MGRQWGPAMRAAEQAGCVVSASRAGRPKAGSWSCSGVILSRRPGLVLCHGGIFTPFLRAGSGALTASGASFLSGDSCGDDLRLNVQWGPTAANPESRAEQSRPGLCTTQCAGPEPGRYAPPRGRPLQPPRSAELLLLLSCPAFRAHFARLFGGEAAEQWRFASVAPDDEVSEEEDQLRALGWFALLRVRPSLEEEVEERGPVVAVTPLGALPKGAPLLACGSPFGAFCPDIFLNTLSRGVLSNSAGPLLLTDARCLPGTEGGGVFAARPAGALVALVAAPLCWKAREWVGLTLLCAAAPVLCAARAALCHLLPGAAALADLLPHEMGAPWGLPLRDPGPPWAAAAVLVECGTVWGSGVAVAPRVVVTCRHVAPREAAKVLVRSTTPKSAIIWGHVVFATQETSPYDIALLSLEEDLDGVPIPVPAEHFHEGEAVSVVGFGVFGQACGPSVTSGILSAVVQVDGTPVMLQTTCAVHGGSSGGPLFSTCSGDLLGIVASNTRDNNTGATYPHLNFSIPITVLQPALQRYSRTGDLGGLRQLDHTAEPVRVVWRLQRPLAEAPRSKL
- the TYSND1 gene encoding peroxisomal leader peptide-processing protease isoform X2, which gives rise to MGRQWGPAMRAAEQAGCVVSASRAGRPKAGSWSCSGVILSRRPGLVLCHGGIFTPFLRAGSGALTASGASFLSGDSCGDDLRLNVQWGPTAANPESRAEQSRPGLCTTQCAGPEPGRYAPPRGRPLQPPRSAELLLLLSCPAFRAHFARLFGGEAAEQWRFASVAPDDEVSEEEDQLRALGWFALLRVRPSLEEEVEERGPVVAVTPLGALPKGAPLLACGSPFGAFCPDIFLNTLSRGVLSNSAGPLLLTDARCLPGTEGGGVFAARPAGALVALVAAPLCWKAREWVGLTLLCAAAPVLCAARAALCHLLPGAAALADLLPHEMGAPWGLPLRDPGPPWAAAAVLVECGTVWGSGVAVAPRVVVTCRHVAPREAAKVLVRSTTPKSAIIWGHVVFATQETSPYDIALLSLEEDLDGVPIPVPAEHFHEGIVASNTRDNNTGATYPHLNFSIPITVLQPALQRYSRTGDLGGLRQLDHTAEPVRVVWRLQRPLAEAPRSKL
- the TYSND1 gene encoding peroxisomal leader peptide-processing protease isoform X3: MGRQWGPAMRAAEQAGCVVSASRAGRPKAGSWSCSGVILSRRPGLVLCHGGIFTPFLRAGSGALTASGASFLSGDSCGDDLRLNVQWGPTAANPESRAEQSRPGLCTTQCAGPEPGRYAPPRGRPLQPPRSAELLLLLSCPAFRAHFARLFGGEAAEQWRFASVAPDDEVSEEEDQLRALGWFALLRVRPSLEEEVEERGPVVAVTPLGALPKGAPLLACGSPFGAFCPDIFLNTLSRGVLSNSAGPLLLTDARCLPGTEGGGVFAARPAGALVALVAAPLCWKAREWVGLTLLCAAAPVLCAARAALCHLLPGAAALADLLPHEMGAPWGLPLRDPGPPWAAAAVLVECGTVWGSGVAVAPRVVVTCRHVAPREAAKVLVRSTTPKSAIIWGHVVFATQETSPYDIALLSLEEDLDGVPIPVPAEHFHEGEAVSVVGFGVFGQACGPSVTSGILSAVVQASLPATPGTITQGPPTPT